A stretch of the Vidua chalybeata isolate OUT-0048 chromosome Z, bVidCha1 merged haplotype, whole genome shotgun sequence genome encodes the following:
- the LOC128782284 gene encoding M-phase inducer phosphatase 2-like, with amino-acid sequence MGISLFFQHVWTSSRGAERCYRSPLVTSGQLWSPLVTTGRLWSPLVTASHRWSPFIASYQPPALIRHLFSPLISCHFLSPVPGHCRSSILARSVPARARSLRGGRGLPGLAAVSPLPSPGTAPLTPLAMDRTEPVGPDRHRDTPRRWHAGPPLPRLWRSLAREPVASDRPRDSVSSQPTDAGSGPDSHTWQSSRAVQEDFQKTIGESGRALKDRKLLHQRIRFLPQWQLEASPVLKDICQLQVRRHRVQRRQSEPKDEEGFVPEKLQRLGERSRLPDGHGAARRDLFGKSPCDTSEPSPQLLPWQSDSTVPCGMEKPVTTPVIKKEEAKLRPGKRGQCRQLLRSPSVPSSVPGPVPKRRRPSDRDSPAEAKRQRRVAGSPEQEASLEPGVWLEPCRSAQLEEIENLLANDDQELIGDFSKPHLLPTVEGKDPGLKYISPDTLAKVLTGRYSSFIERSVVVDCRYPYEYQGGHIKGAVNLPLQRDLEESLLERPIVPQDAGKRVIVIFHCEFSVERGPKMCKFLRERDRSCHRYPQLHYPELYVLKGGYREFFFQFPGHCEPRDYRPMEDPAFREELRRFHGQSQRGRRALFIRGRDL; translated from the exons ATGGGGATTAGCCTCTTCTTCCAGCACGTCTGGACATCAAGCAG AGGAGCGGAGCGGTGTTATCGGTCACCTCTGGTCACCTCTGGTCAACTCTGGTCACCTCTGGTCACCACTGGGCGACTCTGGTCACCGCTGGTCACAGCTAGTCACCGCTGGTCACCTTTTATCGCCTCTTATCAACCCCCAGCACTCATCCGTCATCTCTTTTCACCTCTTATTTCTTGTCACTtcttgtcccctgtccccggtCATTGCCGGAGCTCGATCCTCGCTCGCTCGGTCCCTGCCCGGGCCAGGTCCCTGCGCGGTGGCCGTGGGTTGCCCGGGTTGGCGGCCGTGTCGCCGCTGCCCTCCCCGGGCACAGCCCCGCTCACGCCGCTAGCGATGGACAGAACTGAGCCGGTGGGCCCGGACAG GCACCGGGACACCCCGAGGAGGTGGCACGCGGGGCCGCCCCTCCCGCGGCTGTGGCGCTCACTGGCCCGGGAGCCGGTGGCCTCGGACCGCCCCCGGGACTCGGTCTCCTCGCAGCCCACGGATGCAG GATCGGGTCCTGACTCCCACACGTGGCAGAGCTCTAGAGCCGTTCAAGAAGA CTTCCAGAAAACCATCGGGGAGTCTGGGAGAGCTCTCAAAGA CAGGAAGCTCCTTCACCAGAGGATCCGCTTCTTACCG cagtggcagctggaaGCCAGCCCGGTGCTGAAGGacatctgccagctccaggtGCGCAGGCACAGAGTGCAGCGGCGGCAGAGCGAGCCCAAAGATGAG gagggctTTGTCCCCGAGAAGCTGCAGAGGCTGGGCGAGAGGAGCCGGCTGCCCGACGGCCACGGGGCTGCCAGGAGGGACCTCTTTGGCAAGAGCCCCTGCGACACATCAGAGCCG tctccccagctgctgccgtGGCAGAGTGATTCCACCGTGCCCTGCGGGATGGAGAAGCCGGTGACCACGCCAGTGATAAAGAAGGAGGAGGCAAAGCTG CGTCCGGGGAAGCGGGGCCAGTGCCGGCAGCTCTTGCGCTCGCCCTCGGTGCCCAGCAGTGTCCCCGGGCCCGTCCCGAAGCGGAGACGGCCCTcggacagggacagccctgccgAGGCCAAGCGGCAGAGGAGAGTGGCCggcagccctgagcaggaggCATCCCTGGAGCCG GGAGTGTGGCTGGAGCCTTGCAGGTCTGCCCAGCTCGAGGAGATCGAGAACCTGCTGGCCAACGATGACCAGGAGCTCATTGGGGACTTCTCCAAG CCTCACCTCCTGCCGACGGTGGAGGGGAAGGACCCGGGCCTGAAGTACATCTCTCCTGACACG CTGGCGAAGGTGCTGACGGGGCGCTACAGCAGCTTCATCGAGCGCAGCGTCGTCGTGGACTGCCGATACCCCTACGAGTACCAGGGCGGCCACATCAAG GGCGCTGTCAACCTGCCGCTGCAGCGGGACCTGGAGGAATCCCTGCTGGAGCGGCCCATCGTGCCCCAGGACGCCGGCAAGAGGGTGATTGTCATCTTCCACTGCGAATTCTCTGTAGAACGGGGACCCAAAAT GTGCAAGTTCTTGCGGGAGAGGGATCGCTCCTGCCACAGGTACCCGCAGCTGCACTACCCCGAGCTCTACGTCTTGAAGGGAGGGTACCGCGAGTTCTTCTTCCAGTTCCCG GGCCACTGCGAGCCCCGGGACTATCGGCCCATGGAGGACCCGGCGTTCAGGGAGGAGCTGCGCAGGTTCCACGGGCAGAGCCAGCGCGGCCGGCGAGCGCTCTTCATCCGCGGGCGGGATCTGTGA
- the CAST gene encoding calpastatin isoform X4, whose product MVANALWGWLGRWRKANWQRRGKPIWAADIWKDIASRVEKLTVKVRHVDAHVPRSRANEEHRNNEQQKTKDMSTVTGAAAGTGTPGASVVAAADKSSTEPVMDESALDSLIDTLGGPEEYVPTTPVYTGPEITEDIYSRYLEEMGKREGSLPPEYVKLLKSKGYGKDVVPLKPNEQDEKPMTDDELAEALSSDFTCSAASAQEKKTSLTEKPNQEGEIVQAQAASSVKTSAPPKEKKTKSKEEIKDDAMDALLDTLRGSEPEPEEDPTPIVEVSEAKAKEKKEQKAGERDDTIPPEYRLTPELDKDGKPILPKPEEKPKPLSESDLVDEFSKDFACPAQPAVQPKAPKPSNISKKPSGSVSAKATEDKVVPHATACTVQSAAPVPSVGPLSDEALEALSSSLGKREPDPDEKKPAVDKVKEKTKKEQHKKLGEEEETIPPEYRLTEAKDKDGKPLLSKPEEKSQPMSENDLLEGLTEGFSSSPSLPAPLPTSTVLKKPKDSAKPVSSSDVISAATVSSVHSAAPATGGKEMDEALDLLSDSLGQREPDPDENKPVVDKVKEKAKSEHRDKLGERDETIPPDYRKLLESGEQSKPAKPTAKDDMKHKGKKKPTDDSAAIDALSGDFDTCAKAPATPQHSKCRTKVERNRRPLNQAQRIKESPETLKRQRDSPPAANLRSRKQAKR is encoded by the exons caaAAGACCAAGGATATGTCTACAGTGActggtgcagctgctggaaCAGGCACACCTGGTGCAAGTGtggttgctgctgctgacaaATCAAGTACTGAG CCTGTTATGGATGAGTCAGCACTTGATAGCCTAATAGATACCCTTGGTGGACCTGAGGAATATGTGCCTACCACTCCTGTTTACACTGGCCCGGAAATTACG GAAGATATATATTCAAGATACTTGGAAGAAATGGGCAAACGGGAAGGTAGTCTCCCTCCAGAGTATGTTAAACTGTTGAAG AGCAAAGGATATGGCAAAGATGTGGTCCCACTGAAACCAAATGAGCAAGATGAa AAGCCAATGACAGATGATGAGCTTGCAGAGGCCCTGTCATCTGACttcacctgcagtgctgcttctgctcaggAGAAGAAGACAAGTCTGACAGAG AAACCAAATCAAGAAGGAGAAATAGTGCAAGCACAAGCAGCAAGTTCAGTTAAGACTTCAGCTCCTCctaaggagaagaaaacaaaatcaaaagag gaaattaaaGATGATGCAATGGATGCTCTTCTTGATACTCTTAGAGGATCTGAACCTGAACCTGAAGAAGATCCTACCCCTATTGTAGAGGTGTCAGAG gcaaaagccaaagagaaaaaagagcaaaaggctGGAGAACGTGATGATACAATACCTCCAGAGTACAGGTTAACACCAGAGTTG GATAAAGACGGAAAACCAATATTGCCGAAGCCGGAAGAAAAACCAAAG cctTTGAGTGAATCTGATCTTGTTGATGAATTTTCAAAGGATTTtgcctgccctgcacagcctgcagtACAACCCAAAGCACCAAAGCCCAGCAACATATCCAAA AAGCCATCAGGTTCTGTGTCTGCAAAAGCCACCGAGGATAAAGTGGTCCCTCATGCCACAGCTTGCACTGTGCAgtctgcagctcctgtgccttCA GTTGGTCCTTTGTCAGATGAAGCACTGGAAGCCTTGTCCAGTAGCCTAGGGAAGAGGGAGCCTGATCCAGATGAGAAAAAGCCTGCTGTGGACAAAGTTAAG gagaaaaccaaaaaggaacaacacaaaaaactgggtgaagaagaagaaacaattcCTCCAGAGTACAGATTAACAGAAGccaaa gaTAAAGATGGAAAACCACTCCTatcaaaaccagaagagaaGTCACAG CCTATGAGTGAAAATGATCTTTTAGAGGGTTTGACAGAAggattttcctcttctccatcGCTACCTGCACCATTACCTACATCAACTGTACTAAAG AAACCCAAGGATAGTGCCAAGCCTGTGAGTTCCTCGGATGTGATCTCTGCTGCTACGGTTTCCTCAGTGCACTCAGCAGCGCCTGCCACT ggaggaaaagagatggATGAAGCCTTGGATCTCCTGTCTGATTCCCTGGGACAGAGGGAACCTGACCCTGATGAGAACAAACCAGTTGTGGATAAAGTGAAG GAAAAGGCTAAATCTGAACACAGAGACAAGCTTGGAGAGAGAGATGAAACAATCCCACCTGACTATCGAAAACTGCTGGAGTCAGGTGAGCAG agTAAACCAGCAAAGCCAACAGCAAAGGATGACAtgaaacacaaaggaaagaaG AAACCTACGGATGACAGTGCAGCTATTGATGCCTTATCAGGTGACTTTGATACTTGTGCAAAGGCTCCTGCTACTCCCCAGCACTCAAAG tGTAGGACAAAAGTGGAAAGGAATCGACGACCACTAAACCAAGCTCAAAGGATAAAGGAAAGCCCAGAGACCCTAAAACG GCAAAGGGACAGTCCTCCAGCAGCAAatctgagaagcagaaaacaagctAAACGTTAA